From the Natrarchaeobaculum aegyptiacum genome, one window contains:
- a CDS encoding NuoI/complex I 23 kDa subunit family protein — protein sequence MIGLLKSMATTMRHALDGSTFTVEYPKTAPDVSPRFRGVHKWSQERCIWCRQCENVCPNDTIQIVMDDQRNGEQYNLHIGQCVYCRLCEEVCPTDAILLTQNFEFTGDTKHDLVYNKEQLRAVPWYKDIDPLESREPDRGAWIGEGEGEVDYQ from the coding sequence ATGATCGGACTGCTCAAATCAATGGCAACCACGATGAGACACGCACTGGACGGGTCGACTTTCACGGTCGAGTACCCGAAGACCGCACCGGACGTCTCCCCGCGATTCAGGGGCGTCCACAAGTGGAGCCAGGAACGGTGTATCTGGTGTCGCCAGTGCGAGAACGTCTGTCCGAACGACACCATCCAGATCGTGATGGACGACCAGCGAAACGGCGAACAGTACAACCTCCACATCGGCCAGTGTGTCTACTGCCGGCTCTGTGAGGAGGTGTGCCCGACTGACGCCATCTTGCTCACCCAGAACTTCGAGTTCACCGGTGACACCAAACACGACCTGGTGTACAACAAAGAGCAACTGCGTGCGGTACCGTGGTACAAGGACATCGACCCGCTCGAGTCGCGGGAACCCGATCGCGGCGCGTGGATCGGCGAGGGCGAAGGCGAGGTGGACTACCAGTAA